One Hippoglossus hippoglossus isolate fHipHip1 chromosome 5, fHipHip1.pri, whole genome shotgun sequence genomic window carries:
- the LOC117761315 gene encoding RNA-binding protein 5 isoform X1, with product MWDGPGPRQGPRGGPPFRGDHRGETFVGRDRPMPDFRGRDGMNMGPMGHMGPRPLDLPSMDMRRMDAPPMRGRDVDPRDMRGREPNRDFFRAEDEPDFNLRRHFEGSIREKLINSSGLPGPGRNSTDMEGRGMPPRDPNSKFMDMRDRESFHYNMPHFNNPNVDARRGFPMDRSERNDGFRDMRDRPPVGPGDRDRFDMDLPPRERRMMDSDRREGPPLNSRGGFDSDMDFRNRPAPSSEFRGRDRSPIRFGNNDAPPVDRARSDMPSDMSGPQRSQFLGGKESLRERGYQESSDSPLMDYRSGEEMTLAEEWKSRQSDKKPFVAPGKGRGDLPEPSFPVGFGRDATVRDSQQFQERDRPSVEFPRKDLGFPRGDHFPAVDLPPIGRKGPQDSQPPGISLFPGPLGREKESKHWHGERESNRSRDKSHRDERPPYHQDKNLPTHESQQPNDSFKGLKENQGPARAEMGLAHDFQSSSTVQARDQDYRDIDYRTGSGRPFDFKCEELPPPEKLINESKPIAPTKFSESVSQDQDYRSASVKEKVSNTISVIGIPKTATMEQILGAFAIRDGVPMQGMKIKNVVPGYSYDTAYVEFLNLEDAVHFMESNKGSLKVGTRTAAMKFIQPDERERVVHESDQKLPQHQEPQLPRPDEPSEDSDTNLNGTKPKGPMDPMSHNLWQRNSDLTPEAWQQQVDQQLRQQEMELQAESLGNRGPPPHGSRPESVFKDSKTMIIKNVKPTTTVETILKALDPFAYLDERNVRLVKAKPPGAKCFCFVDMDSHEQVTRLVELLTKPRPLYIDGVRVYAEVAKPLKNQNFRKDFDKPNSSILGFAPEPGMMGQLPFPPPPQYLHPLQPPPTAPPVGIHGDMLIGTNLSSDPSINQGVGYCEPQTVDPSLHTGGAHVPTESAGVMSAAADGSQPSGSEVPDTANYLYDATSGFYYDPETTLYYDPNSRYFYNAQTQEYMYWDAVSKTYVPVPGGTPAETQPAAMTAEDQAILANPAADAPLEMKKPSELSDSEGVEMSASDSVPTSAGTPEKKDDDDAAKKDKEDKPRSLAAVKIMKDMERWAKIQNRQKDSVRAPSPLLRTGMDDDRRQSKTADCGFAIFERKISGGDDLFKKPLAPPKKDEKSKRPMGSLGLLASDYAAGSDEEVEEDKEDAAKGSQGGRGQSEDKEDKLTDWKKMACLLCRRQFPNKDALLRHQQLSDLHKQNMEIHLKIKRSKKELEALENQEKQVSKQLSAKETVRSPEPKRKKHHQQQQHQHHSNWAGSSREMNKVSERPGLGSEPVPQRKKKETAAWDHATYKQAVRKAMFARFKELE from the exons ATGTGGGATGGACCAGGGCCCAGGCAAGGACCACGGGGAGGACCGCCCTTTCG TGGAGATCATCGTGGAGAAACGTTTGTTGGCAGAGATCGTCCCATGCCTGATTTTAGAGGTAGAGATGGGATGAATATGGGTCCCATGGGTCATATGGGCCCAAGACCTCTTGATCTACCATCTATGGACATGAGGAGGATGGATGCACCACCAATGAGGGGCCGTGATGTGGATCCACGTGATATGCGAGGTAGAGAACCTAACAGGGATTTCTTCAGAGCTGAAGATGAACCAGATTTCAACCTCAGAAGGCATTTTGAAGGTTCCATCAGAGAAAAACTGATAAACTCCTCAGGGCTACCGGGACCAGGCAGGAACTCAACAGACATGGAAGGAAGGGGAATGCCACCACGGGATCCTAACAGTAAATTTATGGacatgagagacagagagtcgTTTCATTACAACATGCCACATTTCAATAATCCCAATGTAGATGCAAGAAGAGGGTTTCCTATGGACCGATCAGAGCGAAATGATGGATTTAGGGACATGCGTGACCGGCCCCCAGTAGGCCCTGGTGACAGAGATCGTTTTGATATGGACTTACCTCCACGTGAAAGGAGAATGATGGACTCTGACAGAAGAGAAGGGCCACCTTTAAATTCAAGAGGTGGATTTGATTCTGATATGGATTTCAGAAATCGTCCTGCACCGTCATCTGAATTTAGAGGTAGAGATCGATCACCCATAAGATTTGGAAACAATGATGCCCCCCCAGTGGACAGGGCGAGGTCAGATATGCCTTCAGACATGTCTGGCCCTCAAAGATCACAGTTTTTGGGTGGGAAAGAATCACTAAGAGAGAGAGGCTATCAAGAGTCTAGTGACAGTCCCCTCATGGATTATCGGAGTGGTGAAGAGATGACTCTTGCGGAAGAATGGAAGAGTCGCCAGAGTGACAAAAAACCATTCGTAGCCCCGGGTAAAGGTAGGGGAGATTTACCTGAACCCAGCTTCCCTGTAGGTTTTGGCAGAGATGCTACTGTTAGGGATTCACAACAGTTTCAGGAAAGGGATCGACCATCTGTTGAATTCCCGAGGAAAGATCTTGGCTTTCCTCGTGGTGACCACTTTCCTGCTGTTGACCTACCACCAATTGGCAGGAAAGGTCCACAAGACAGTCAACCTCCAGGAATAAGTCTGTTTCCTGGCCCTCTTGGTAGAGAAAAGGAAAGTAAGCATTGGCATGGAGAAAGGGAGTCAAATCGCAGTCGGGATAAATCACATCGGGATGAAAGACCCCCTTACCATCAAGACAAGAATCTGCCCACACATGAGAGCCAGCAGCCAAATGATTCTTTTAAAGGGTTGAAGGAAAATCAAGGTCCTGCCAGGGCTGAGATGGGACTGGCACATGATTTCCAAAGCAGCAGCACTGTACAGGCCAGAGATCAAGACTACAGGGATATTGATTACAGAACAGGGTCCGGGAGACCTTTTGATTTCAAATGTGAGGAGCTTCCACCACCAGAGAAACTCATCAACGAGTCTAAACCAATTGCACCTACAAAGTTTAGTGAATCTGTCTCTCAG GATCAGGATTACAGGAGTGCATCCGTGAAGGAAAAAGTTTCCAATACAATATCTGTAATTGGTATTCCAAAGACTGCCACAATGGAGCAG attCTTGGGGCCTTCGCGATCCGTGATGGTGTTCCAATGCAGGGGATGAAAATCAAAAATGTGGTGCCGG GTTACAGCTACGATACGGCCTATGTGGAGTTTTTAAACCTCGAGGATGCAGTCCACTTCATGGAGTCCAACAAG GGGTCCCTAAAGGTTGGCACTAGAACGGCTGCCATGAAATTCATTCAGCCAGACGAGCGTGAAAGAGTTGTCCAT GAATCAGATCAAAAACTACCCCAACACCAGGAGCCCCAGTTACCCAGACCAGATGAACCTTCAGAAGATTCGGACACTAACCTAAATGGGACCAAACCCAAAGGTCCTATGGATCCAATGTCCCACAACCTGTGGCAGCGCAACTCTGACCTGACCCCCGAGGcctggcagcagcaggttgacCAGCAGCTCCGACAGCAAGAGATGGAGCTGCAGGCAGAGTCTTTGGGCAACCGCGGCCCTCCTCCACACGGCTCTCGACCTGAGTCAGTGTTTAAAGACAGTAAAA CTATGATTATAAAGAATGTGAAGCCCACCACAACAGTAGAGACTATCCTGAAAGCCTTGGATCCCTTTGCTTATCTGGATGAGAGAAATGTCCGACTAGTGAAGGCCAAGCCACCTGGAGCAAAGTGCTTCTGCTTTGTTGACATGGACTCCCATGAG CAAGTGACACGTCTGGTTGAGCTCCTCACTAAACCCAGACCCCTTTACATTGATGGAGTCCGAGTTTATGCTGAGGTGGCAAAACCCCTGAAGAACCAAAA TTTTAGAAAAGATTTTGATAAACCAAACAGTTCCATCCTTGGCTTTGCACCTGAGCCCGGCATGATGGGG CAGCTGCCATTCCCGCCACCTCCACAGTACTTGCATCCTCTACAGCCGCCTCCTACTGCTCCCCCAGTTGGAATCCACG GTGATATGTTAATCGGCACTAATCTGTCTTCAGATCCCAGCATAAATCAG ggAGTTGGCTACTGTGAGCCCCAAACTGTGGATCCTTCGCTTCATACTGGTGGAGCTCACGTGCCCACAGAATCTGCTGGTGTGAtgagtgctgctgcagatggaTCTCAGCCCTCTg GCTCTGAGGTTCCAGACACGGCCAACTACTTGTATGATGCTACATCAGGCTTCTACTACGATCCTGAGACAACGCTGTACTATGATCCCAACTCTAGG taTTTTTACAATGCTCAAACCCAGGAGTACATGTACTGGGATGCAGTGTCAAAAACGTACGTCCCAGTTCCAGGGGGAACCCCAGCTGAGACCCAGCCTGCGGCCATGACTGCTGAAGACCAGGCCATTCTTGCAAACCCAGCAGCAGATGCTCCTCTGGAAATGAAGAAACCATCAGAGTTGTCGGATTCAGAAGGAGTTGAGATGTCTGCTTCAGATTCAGTCCCCACTTCTGCAGGAACTCCTGAGAAGAAAGATGATGACGACGCTGctaaaaaggacaaagaggaCAAGCCAAGAAGTCTTGCTGCTGTCAAG ATCATGAAAGATATGGAGAGATGGGCAAAGATCCAAAATCGGCAAAAAGACAGTGTCCGTGCCCCATCACCGCTGCTGAGGACTGGAATGGACGATGATAGGAGGCAGTCAAAGACAGCTGATTGTGGTTTTGCTATCTTTGAAAGAAAG ATATCCGGCGGAGATGATCTATTTAAAAAGCCCCTCGCTCCCCCTAAGAAAGATGAAAAGTCAAAG CGTCCAATGGGTTCCCTGGGTCTGCTGGCGTCGGACTATGCAGCTGGAAGTGAtgaagaagtggaggaggatAAGGAGGATGCAGCTAAAGGGAGTCAAGGCGGCCGCGGCCAGTCTGAAGACAAAGAGGACAAACTGACGGACTGGAAGAAGATGGCCTGCCTGCTCTGTAGGAGACAGTTCCCCAACAAGGACGCTCTGCTCCGCCACCAGCAGCTTTCTGACCTGCACAAA CAAAATATGGAGATCCATCTTAAGATCAAGAGGTCAAAGAAGGAGTTGGAGGCACTAGAAAACCAGGAAAAACAAGTAAGCAAACAA TTGAGTGCCAAAGAAACCGTCAGATCACCAGAaccgaaaagaaaaaaacaccatcagcagcagcagcaccagcaccacagCAACTGGGCTGGAAGCTCAAG gGAGATGAATAAAGTCAGCGAGAGGCCTGGTTTAGGATCTGAACCCGTCCCG cagaggaaaaagaaggagaCCGCTGCTTGGGACCACGCCACCTACAAACAAGCAGTGCGGAAAGCCATGTTTGCACGGTTCAAGGAACTCGAGTGA